From the Terriglobia bacterium genome, the window CGCTTCTCGCCGTCCGCGTAGGTTAGAAGGGCGATGCGCGCCGAGCGGTTCGGATCGTATTCGAGGGTCGTGACCCGTGCCGGAATGTCGCGTTTCTCCCGAAGGAAATCGATTACCCGGAACAGGCGCTTGTGTGCTCCGCCCCGATGCCGGATGGTGAGGTGCCCCTTGTTGTTCCTCCCCGAGATTCTCCGCTTCGATTCCGTCAGCCGCTTGAGCGGGCGACCGGCGGACAGCTCCTTGTTATCAAGAGTGGTCCGAAACCGAATCGCCGGCGATGTGGGCCTGTATGTCTTGATTGCCATGATTCCAGCAGCTCCTGCCGAGATCAAACCATCTCGGAGAATTCGAACATCTTTTCGCCCTTCTTCAACGTCACGTACGCCTTCTTCCAGTCGGGCTTACGGCCCGAGAAACGACCCTGGCGACGCACCTTGCCGTGAAAGTTGGCAGTGCGGACGCTTGCGACCTTCACCTTGAATATCTGCTCGACCGCGTTCTTGATCTCGATCTTGTTCGCGTTGCGCGCCACCTTGAAAGTCAGGGTTTGGAGCTTTTCCTTTTCGAAGGTGCTCTTTTCGGTGATCAACGGCAGTTTCAGGATGCTGTGTGCTGTCTTCATCGGCTCAGTACCTCCTGCACCTGCAGAATCGCTTCCTTCGAAAAGATGAGCACCTCATGATTGACCACATCGTGGATGTTGACTCCCTGGCCCGGCACAAGCTTCACCTTGGGAAGATTCCGAGAGGAAAGCTCCAGGTTGCGATTTGCGCTCGAGTCGACGAGGAGCACTTTGCGCCCGGCGCCGAAGCCATGGAGCACTTTCTGCAGGTCTTTGGTCTTGGGGCTCTCGACCTGGAACGCGTCCACAACCGTCAGGCAGTTCTCGTTGAACCTTGCGGATAACGCCGACCGCAGTGCTCCGCGGATCTTCTTGCGCGGAAAGGCGTAGACATAACTGCGCGGCTGCGGGCCGTGGACGGTCCCTCCGTGCCGCCAT encodes:
- a CDS encoding 50S ribosomal protein L23, translating into MKTAHSILKLPLITEKSTFEKEKLQTLTFKVARNANKIEIKNAVEQIFKVKVASVRTANFHGKVRRQGRFSGRKPDWKKAYVTLKKGEKMFEFSEMV
- the rplD gene encoding 50S ribosomal protein L4 — protein: MAEIEVRNLANEVVGKLELSDEVFKAPLNVPLIWEAVKHYEDSLRAGTAATRNRGMVSGSGKKLWRQKGTGRARIGSIRSPLWRHGGTVHGPQPRSYVYAFPRKKIRGALRSALSARFNENCLTVVDAFQVESPKTKDLQKVLHGFGAGRKVLLVDSSANRNLELSSRNLPKVKLVPGQGVNIHDVVNHEVLIFSKEAILQVQEVLSR